The Culex pipiens pallens isolate TS chromosome 2, TS_CPP_V2, whole genome shotgun sequence DNA window TTGTATTGATGAAgatttttaagttaattttaaattattttagatcAACTCCTTTGCGGAACAATCCGATGAACAGATCGTCAGCAAAGTGGAAGAGGCTATCCAGGGATTGCAGCCTACCAAAGGAAAGCGAAAGAGCAGGAAATCGGGTTAAAAgtacaatttattaaaacacAACATCCAATACAGATTGAATTTATAACATTGATAAACTAAAAAACAAGCTCGTTAAAATCTTTGCGTCCGAAAGCCGACCTTTCAAAGCTTTCCCTCCGACTCCAGCTGATCCAGACAGCGTCCCAGCACCTGGAAAATCGCATCCTTGGTCTGTTCCGAGCTGTACGGCTTGCCGACGTTTGGCACGTGAATAAAAAGCGTTCGATCCCGACTGAAATCCAACGACTTGAGGTAGATGTAGCCGCACAGGTAGTTGCCAACCTCCGTCGAGTGCACGCACCGAACCGTGCTCAGCTCGCGTGCAATCGACTCCACCTTCAGATTCGTGTCCAACCTCACGCACTTGCCCCCATCCTCTTCCTCCCCCGACGACGCACTCCTCAACGCCACCTTATCGCACGGCAAGCACTTGTTTGCAAAGTCCGGCCTACAATATCCGGCCGAGTACGAACACTGCTCCAAGTTAATCGTGCTAATGTTCCCGTGGACGCCACAGTGAACAACCAGCGCCGGACTCTCCTCCCACACCCGAGGAACGACCGCGTCCACCGCCTCGTACGTGACCGGGACCTGTAGCTTTTTGAGGGCGTACTCCCTGCCGCCGTGGACGAGCGAATTTGGCAGCAGTCGGACCGCCTCCCAGCTGGCGTTGCGCTCTTCGTGGCCGGCAAACGGACCAAATCCGGTCACCACAATCGTACGGCTGGGCATGACGTGAGTGTGTGCGATGTGATGAGCGCGACGATGTTTGTCCACCCACGGACTAAGATTTACTGCTCTGGGAGATAGAAGCAAGGTGAATATCTCGgagataattatttttattttgggttGCGTGGGGTGGCGATGCAACAGAGAAATGTCACATCGACTTTGTTGCGCTGGTTACAGCAGTTACTTTGTCGCGAGGGATTAAATCCAGAAATTCTcataaaaaatgtatgtttttgcttttaaaatttaaggccGTTTCAAATATATCAGATATATATGTAAcggccttatttaaaaaaaagaaaacgagaATTTTTAAACTTAGAGATTCTCAAAGCTCAAGTTGTATTCAAAACTGTCACAAAAATCAgggtaaaaattacaaaaaaaaaaattcaaaattgaaa harbors:
- the LOC120423111 gene encoding pyroglutamyl-peptidase 1, which encodes MPSRTIVVTGFGPFAGHEERNASWEAVRLLPNSLVHGGREYALKKLQVPVTYEAVDAVVPRVWEESPALVVHCGVHGNISTINLEQCSYSAGYCRPDFANKCLPCDKVALRSASSGEEEDGGKCVRLDTNLKVESIARELSTVRCVHSTEVGNYLCGYIYLKSLDFSRDRTLFIHVPNVGKPYSSEQTKDAIFQVLGRCLDQLESEGKL